DNA from Pelobacter propionicus DSM 2379:
GGAGGACGTGCGGCGGGCCGGAATCGTCTATCTGGTTGCCACCCATTGCGGCACCGCCGCCCTGTTCGTCTACTTCTCCCTGCTGGCCAGCAGCAGCGGCTCGTTCCTCCTCCCCCCTGCCGGCTCGCTCTCCGCGCTGCCGGCCGCCTCCCTGGCCATTGCCCTGGCGGCCTTCATCGGCTTCGGCGCCAAGGGGGGCATCATGCCGCTGCACATCTGGCTCCCATCGGCCCACGCCAACGCACCCAGCCACGTCTCCGCCATGATGTCCGGGGTCATGCTCAAGATGGGGCTCTACGGCATCTTCCGCACCCTGACCTTTTTCCGCGACCCGCCGCTCTCCTGGGGAGCCTTTCTGGCCCTGACCGGAATCGCCTCGGCCCTGCTGGGCATCTCCTTCGCCGTTGCCCAGTGTGACCTGAAGCGCCTACTGGCCTGCAGCAGCATCGAGAATATCGGCATCATCACCACTGGCCTGGGGGTGGCCATGATGGGCATCTCCAGCCACAACACGACCCTGGCCTACCTGGGCATGGCGGGCGCCATGCTGCACATCCTCAACCACAGCCTGTTCAAACCGCTGCTCTTCCTCGGTTCCGGTGCCATCATCCACGCCAGCGGAACGCGCGACATGAACCTGATGGGAGGGCTGGCCAAGGGGATGCCGAAGACGGCCTTCCTGGTTCTGGTCGGCTCCCTGGCCATCTGCGGCATTCCCCCCCTGAACGGTTTTGTCAGTGAATTCCTGCTCTACCTGGGCTTCTTCTCCCAGCTCCAGGCCGCAAGCCTGACCTTCCTGGTGCTGTTGGCGCCGCTCCTGGCGCTGGTGGGGGGGCTGGCGCTGATTGCCTTTACCAAGCTGTACTGCTGCATTTTCCTCGGTGTACCCCGCAATGTGGAGGCCGGCCATACCCATGAGGCGGGTCCTGCCATGCTGATTCCCCTGGCGCTCCTGGCGCTGCTCTGCCTGCTGGTCGGTCTCTTGCCCCAGTACGGGCTGCGCCTGGTTGAACCGGCCCTGGCGCTGTTCGTTCCGCCCGGGGCGAGCGCCACCCTCTCCCTGGGCTATGCCTTGACCCTAGAGCAGCTCTCGCAGCTTGGGCTGTTCCTGCTGCTGGTTTCGGCCCTGGTGTTCTTTTTTTGGCGCATGCTCTTGGCGCGGGCGCCCCAGGCCAGCGGACCCACCTGGGGATGCGGCTATCAGCGGGGAACGGCGCGGATCCAGTACACGGCCACATCGTTTTCCGAGTACGCCGTTTCCGTCTTCAACGGTTTCATCCGCCAGCGCATCCAGCGTCCCGCCCTGGCGGGGCTCTTTCCGCTGACGGCCGACTGCGTTGACCGGCCCACGGAGACAGTGCTGGACCGGATCATCGCTCCGCTGTTCACCCTGGCCGGGCTGCTGTTCGCTTTTCTGATGCGCCTGCAGCACGGCCGGATGCATGTGTACATGATCTATATCTTTGCCACGCTGCTGATCCTGATGCTCTGGGCACACTGAACCAATCACGGGGGGCTTATGACGAACAGCCTGATTCACATCCTGCTGGCGCTGATCATGCCGCCGCTCCTGCTGGGGGTGATCGCCAAGACCAAGGCGGCCTTTGCCGGCCGGCTCGGTGCGCCCTTCCTGCAGCCGTACTACGACATCCTCCGTCTGCTGCGCAAGGGAAGCGTATTCAGCACCACCACCACCTGGATCTTCCGCGCTGGTCCCATCGTGGGCCTGGCAACGACCCTGGTAGCCAGCCTGCTGGTCCCTTTCGGCGCCCATCCCGCGCCGATCTCCTTCCAGGGGGACATGATCCTCTACGCCTACCTGTTTGCCCTGGGGCGCTTCTTCACCATGGCCGCCGCCCTTGACACCGGCTCCAGCTTCGAGGGGATGGGCACGGCCCGCGAGGCCACCTACTCCTGCCTGGCCGAACCGACCCTCTTCTTCGCCCTGATCACCCTCTCCCGGCTCTCGGGGAGTTACTCCCTGACCGGTATGCTCTCCGGCCTGGATCAGCGGCTCTGGCTGAATGCCGGCGCCGCCATGCTGCTGTTGATCGGCGGCATGTTCATCGTTCTCTTGGCTGAAAACTGTCGCATCCCCTTCGACGACCCCACCACCCACCTGGAGCTGACCATGATCCACGAGGTGATGGTGCTGGACCACAGCGGCCCGGCCTTCGGACTGATCCTGTACGGGGCGGCGCTGAAGCTGTTCGTGCTGGGCGCCTTCTTCATGCACCTGGCGCTCCCCTTCACCAGCGCTAACCCCCTGGCCGACTGGGGGATCTTCGTCGTTTCCATGCTGCTCTTGGCGGTCGCCATCGGCGTGGTGGAATCGGTCATGGCCCGCCTCAGGCTGGTCCGGGTTCCGCAACTGCTGGTGGCCGCAACCATCCTGGCCGCGTTTTCCACCCTGCTCGTCATCAGGTGACTCCATGTTCTCATTACCCGACCAGCTGCTCGTCCTCGTCCTGTTGATCAACTTCATCACCATCGGCACCAGCCGCCTGGTCTTCTCCATCCGCGCCGTTGCCGTCCAGGGTGTCATCCTGGGGATCCTTCCCGGCCTGATTCACCCCTTTTCCTGGCACCTGGTGGCCATCATGGTGGGCATCCTGGTCATCAAGGGGGTGATCATCCCGCTGCTTCTGGGGCGCGCCATCCGTTCCGCCGAGATCAAGCGCGAGGTGGAACCGTTTATGGGCTATGTTCCGACCCTGCTTCTGGGAGCGCTCTTCACGGCGCTCTCCTTCGGCTTTGCCGGCAAGCTCCCCCTGCTCCCCGAACACCAGAATTACCTGTTCGTGCCGGCGTCCATAGCCACCCTGATGAGCGGCTTCCTGATCCTGACCACCCGACGCAAGGCCATCTCCCAGGTTCTGGGCTATCTGGTGCTGGAAAACGGCATCTTCATCTTCGGCCTGCTGCTGGCCGAAGCCATGCCGCTGATGGTGGAGGCGGGTGTGCTCTTGGACCTGCTGGTGGGCACCTTTGTCATGGGGATCGTCATCAACCACATCAGCCGCGAATTCTCCTCCCTGGACACCTCGCGCTTGACCTCCCTGAAAGAGGAGTAGATACATGCTCGCCGCTCTGATACTGCTACCGCTCGCCGGCGCCCTGCTGGCCTGGCTGCTCCCCGGCGACCGTTTTCGCCCGGCGCTTTTGCCCCTGTTCGCCTTCCCCCACCTGGGGCTGACCCTGTGGCTTCTGTACCGTACCCCACTCCCTTCTCCGGGCGGGTGGTTCAACCTGGACCCCCTGGGCAAGATCGTTCTGCTCTGCACCAGCGTGCTGTTCCTGTTCTGTTCCCTCTACGCCCTGGGCTACCTGGCCTACCGCAGGGAGCGCTCCAGCCGCATCCTCTGCATCGGCCTGCTGGTTTGCCTGTCCGCCGCCTCCCTGGTGACGACAACCCATCACCTGGGGCTGCTCTGGGTGGCGTTGGAGACCACCACCATCTCCATGGCGCCCCTGATCTACTTCAACCGCAACGCCCGCTCCATCGAAGCCACCTGGAAATATCTGCTGATCTGCTCCGTGGGGGTCGCCCTGGCCCTGATCGGCCTCTTCTTCCTGGCTTATTCCACCATCGTTTCCGGCATGGAGCCGTCGCTTCTGCTGGACGACCTGATGCGCGACGCGCCCCGGCTCTCCCCTAGCTGGGTACATGCCGCCTTCGTGTTCCTGCTGGTCGGTTTCGGCTCCAAGATGGGGCTGGCGCCGCTGCACACCTGGAAGCCGGACGCCTATGGCGAGGCCCCTGGGTTGGTGGGCGCCATGCTGGCCGGCGGCCTGGTCAACCTGGCCTTTCTGGCGCTCTTGCGCATCTACCAGCTCTGCCTGGCCACCCGGGAGATCGTCTTCTTCCAGAACGCCCTGGTGGCCATGGGGCTGATTTCCATGTTCCTGGCCGCGGTATTCATGGCCCGCCAGGCAGACTTCAAGCGGATGCTGGCCTATTCCAGCGTGGAGCATGTGGGCATCATGGCCGTGGCCCTGGGGCTGGGGGGCAAGGCCATCTTCGGCGCACTGTTTCATGTCTTTGCCAACGGCCTGACCAAGGGGGTGCTGTTCCTCTCCTCGGGGAACATCCACCGCTCCTACAACAGCAAGAGCACCAGCCAGGTGGCGGGCGCCCTGCGGCGGCTCCCCTGGTCCGGGGGGCTGTTCCTGGCCGGCTTCATCGCCATCACCGGTTCTCCTCCCTTTGCCCCCTTCATCAGCGAATTCACCATCGTCAGCAGCGCCTTCATGCAGGGGCGCATGCTGGTGGCGGCGCTCTTCCTGCTCTCCCTGACCATCATCTTCATCGGCATGGCCCTGACCGTGCTCCCCATGGTCATGGGTGAGGTGCCCGAGTCCAGTGAGTCAAGCCCCTACCGCGACACGGTCTGGACGGTGGGGCCGCCCCTGGTCATGCTGCTTGTTGTGTTTCTGCTGGGGGTCTGGATACCTGAGCCGCTGCTGGCTATCCTGCGCGCGGCTGCGTCGCTTCTGGAGGTGCGGGCATGAGTCACGGCATGAAGACCTTCCACAACGGCGCCTGCTTCGGGCGCGGCGAGATCCCCCTGCTGGACAACGACGGCTTCTTCCAGGGAATCCTGGACGCCACCGGGCACGGCTGGCGGATCTGCTCCTATTTCGGCGCTCCCTCTTCCTCAGGGGCGATCCTCTACTGCGTCATGGCCTCCAGGGGAAGCGGCTCCCTGGGTATCTTCTCCACCCGGGTAAAGGACAGCTTCCCCTCCCTGGCCGAGGCCTGTCCCCAGCTGCACCTCTTCGAACGCGAGATCGCCGAGCAGTGCCTGGTGCGGCCGGAGGGGCACCCCTGGTTCAAGCCGGTGCGCTTTCAGAAGCCGCTCCGCCCTGGGGAGCAGTTCTGGAAGAACAGTGACACCGGCCTGCTGCCGGCGGTGATGGACTTCTACCGCGTGGAGGGGGACGAGGTCCACGAGGTAGCGGTGGGGCCGGTGCATGCCGGCATCATCGAGCCGGGGCACTTCCGCTTCCAGTGCCATGGCGAAGAGGTCTTTCACCTGGAGATCGCCTTGGGGTTCCAGCACCGCGGCATCGAGCGGGCCCTGATCGGCGGGCCGTCGCCGCGAACCATGCACCAGATGGAGGCGGTTGCCGGCGACACCAGCATCGGCCATGGCCAGGCCTTTTGCATGAACATGGAGGCACTGGGCGCGGTTTTCGCGCCTCCCCGGGCCGAGGCGGTGCGCGGCGTGGCCCTGGAACTGGAGCGCCTGGCCAACCACACCGGCGATCTGGGGGCCATTGCCGGTGATGTGGGTTATCTGCCCACCTCCTCGTTCTGCGGACGCATCCGGGGCGATTTCCTCAACATGACCGCCCTGTTGTGCGGCAGCCGCTTCGGACGCGGCCTGCTCCGCCCCGGTGGGCTCGGCTATGACTGTGACGCCGAAATCGCACAGAGCGTGCTGGAGCGGTTACACATCGCGCGTCGGGAGGTGACCCAGGCCATCAATCTGCTCTGGGACACCCCCTCGGTCATGGCCCGCCTGGAAAACACCGGCCAGCTTAGCGCTGAGGTTGCCCGGGAGATCGGGCTGGTGGGGCCGGCCGCCCGCGCCTGCGACGTGAACCGCGACGTGCGCCGCGACCACCCCTTCGGCATCTTCCGCATGAGCCAGATTCCGGTCGTCACCGCCGCCAGCGGCGACGTGTACGGCCGCGCCCTGGTGCGCTGGCTGGAGATGCAGCGCTCCCTGGATTTTATCGAGGAACAGCTGCAGCATCTCCCCCGTGGCGGCTTTCGCAACCAGCCAACCAAGGTCGCGCCCGACCGCTGCGCCGTGGCGCTGACCGAGGGGTGGCGGGGAGAGATCTGCCACACCGCCCTGACCGACGGAGAGGGACGTTTCCAGCGCTACAAGATCACCGATCCCTCCTTCCACAACTGGACCGGTCTGGCCCTGGCGCTGCGCAACCAGCAGATATCGGATTTCCCGCTCTGCAACAAGAGCTTTAACCTGTCCTACTGCGGGTTTGACCTGTGACAGATGCAGTGACTGGAAACCGGTGACTCGTGACTCGTGACTGGTTGCGAGTCACGGCTTTTCCCTGAGTGAAACCTTCTGAATTGGAGTCAGTATGCTTCGAGCCATTCTCGCACGTTGCCGCCAGGGGCATCGCACGTTCGCCTATCCCGATGCCCCCTTGCCGTTGCCACCCCGTTTTCGCGGGCTGCCGCTGCTGGACGCG
Protein-coding regions in this window:
- a CDS encoding proton-conducting transporter transmembrane domain-containing protein, which codes for MFYAPQVGGDPAFLAIVAALAMGCAGLPGLFMRTPGPGQILATGITILASLAGIPAALMLLFSDRVPAYVLEWGLPFGPCELAIDPLSAFFLLPVFLVAGAGSLFALGYWPATKNRGSEPMLTFFYGLLASSMAILLMARNSAFFLMVWEVMALSAYFLLVTEHGREDVRRAGIVYLVATHCGTAALFVYFSLLASSSGSFLLPPAGSLSALPAASLAIALAAFIGFGAKGGIMPLHIWLPSAHANAPSHVSAMMSGVMLKMGLYGIFRTLTFFRDPPLSWGAFLALTGIASALLGISFAVAQCDLKRLLACSSIENIGIITTGLGVAMMGISSHNTTLAYLGMAGAMLHILNHSLFKPLLFLGSGAIIHASGTRDMNLMGGLAKGMPKTAFLVLVGSLAICGIPPLNGFVSEFLLYLGFFSQLQAASLTFLVLLAPLLALVGGLALIAFTKLYCCIFLGVPRNVEAGHTHEAGPAMLIPLALLALLCLLVGLLPQYGLRLVEPALALFVPPGASATLSLGYALTLEQLSQLGLFLLLVSALVFFFWRMLLARAPQASGPTWGCGYQRGTARIQYTATSFSEYAVSVFNGFIRQRIQRPALAGLFPLTADCVDRPTETVLDRIIAPLFTLAGLLFAFLMRLQHGRMHVYMIYIFATLLILMLWAH
- a CDS encoding respiratory chain complex I subunit 1 family protein, which gives rise to MTNSLIHILLALIMPPLLLGVIAKTKAAFAGRLGAPFLQPYYDILRLLRKGSVFSTTTTWIFRAGPIVGLATTLVASLLVPFGAHPAPISFQGDMILYAYLFALGRFFTMAAALDTGSSFEGMGTAREATYSCLAEPTLFFALITLSRLSGSYSLTGMLSGLDQRLWLNAGAAMLLLIGGMFIVLLAENCRIPFDDPTTHLELTMIHEVMVLDHSGPAFGLILYGAALKLFVLGAFFMHLALPFTSANPLADWGIFVVSMLLLAVAIGVVESVMARLRLVRVPQLLVAATILAAFSTLLVIR
- a CDS encoding hydrogenase; translated protein: MFSLPDQLLVLVLLINFITIGTSRLVFSIRAVAVQGVILGILPGLIHPFSWHLVAIMVGILVIKGVIIPLLLGRAIRSAEIKREVEPFMGYVPTLLLGALFTALSFGFAGKLPLLPEHQNYLFVPASIATLMSGFLILTTRRKAISQVLGYLVLENGIFIFGLLLAEAMPLMVEAGVLLDLLVGTFVMGIVINHISREFSSLDTSRLTSLKEE
- a CDS encoding proton-conducting transporter transmembrane domain-containing protein; the encoded protein is MLAALILLPLAGALLAWLLPGDRFRPALLPLFAFPHLGLTLWLLYRTPLPSPGGWFNLDPLGKIVLLCTSVLFLFCSLYALGYLAYRRERSSRILCIGLLVCLSAASLVTTTHHLGLLWVALETTTISMAPLIYFNRNARSIEATWKYLLICSVGVALALIGLFFLAYSTIVSGMEPSLLLDDLMRDAPRLSPSWVHAAFVFLLVGFGSKMGLAPLHTWKPDAYGEAPGLVGAMLAGGLVNLAFLALLRIYQLCLATREIVFFQNALVAMGLISMFLAAVFMARQADFKRMLAYSSVEHVGIMAVALGLGGKAIFGALFHVFANGLTKGVLFLSSGNIHRSYNSKSTSQVAGALRRLPWSGGLFLAGFIAITGSPPFAPFISEFTIVSSAFMQGRMLVAALFLLSLTIIFIGMALTVLPMVMGEVPESSESSPYRDTVWTVGPPLVMLLVVFLLGVWIPEPLLAILRAAASLLEVRA
- a CDS encoding hydrogenase large subunit — protein: MSHGMKTFHNGACFGRGEIPLLDNDGFFQGILDATGHGWRICSYFGAPSSSGAILYCVMASRGSGSLGIFSTRVKDSFPSLAEACPQLHLFEREIAEQCLVRPEGHPWFKPVRFQKPLRPGEQFWKNSDTGLLPAVMDFYRVEGDEVHEVAVGPVHAGIIEPGHFRFQCHGEEVFHLEIALGFQHRGIERALIGGPSPRTMHQMEAVAGDTSIGHGQAFCMNMEALGAVFAPPRAEAVRGVALELERLANHTGDLGAIAGDVGYLPTSSFCGRIRGDFLNMTALLCGSRFGRGLLRPGGLGYDCDAEIAQSVLERLHIARREVTQAINLLWDTPSVMARLENTGQLSAEVAREIGLVGPAARACDVNRDVRRDHPFGIFRMSQIPVVTAASGDVYGRALVRWLEMQRSLDFIEEQLQHLPRGGFRNQPTKVAPDRCAVALTEGWRGEICHTALTDGEGRFQRYKITDPSFHNWTGLALALRNQQISDFPLCNKSFNLSYCGFDL